The genomic DNA GCGCTGGCGGTGCTGGCGGGGTCGTGGAACGACGCGGCCGAGGGCGACCGCGCGGCTGTCGGCGAGATCGCCGGGCGGAGCTACGACGAAGTCGCGCAGGCGCTGACGCGCTGGGTGAACACGTCGAACCCACCGGTGCGGCGGGTAGGCGAGGTCTGGCTCGTAGCTGCCAAGGCGGACGCGTGGGCGCTGACGGCGCACGCGCTGACCTCGGACGATCTCGACCGATTCCGTACGGTCGCGCTGACGGTGTTGGGGGGAGACGACCCGGCGCTCGACCTCCCGCCAGACCAGCGCGCGGGTGCCAGCATCCTGGGTAAGCAGCGCGCGCACTCGCCAATGTTCGTGAACGCCCTGGCCGACACGCTTGCGATGATGGCCGTGGCTGACGACGACGTGCCGCTCGTTGGAGGAAGGCGAGGTGCGACCGAAGCTGGGGTGGTCGTCCGCACCGTTCTAGACGCCGCGAACGAGGACGAGTCGGGGAGGCTCTGGCACGCGGCATCGTCAGCGCTCCCGCTGATGGCCGAGGCCGCGCCGGAGGTGTTCCTGAGCGCTGTGGAGTCGGGCGCCCGCGACGCCGACGGCCCCGTATTGACCCTCTTTCAGGAGGACACGGGCTTCTTGTCGTCGAGTTCGCCGCACCCATCATTGCTGTGGGCGCTCGAAACGCTCGCGTGGCATCCGGACTACCTCCCACGGGCCGCGCGCGCGCTGGCGATCCTGACACGACTGGCTCCACCGGTCAAGATCCTTAATCGGCCGTTCAACAGTCTTCAATCCATTCTGGTGCTCTGGTCGAACGGGACGGCGGCATCGTTGGACGCCCGGGTCCAGATCCTGGACCTCCTCCGCAAATACGAACCGGACGTGGCGTGGTCTCTCTCGCTCGCGCTTATTCCGTCGGGATCGGACAGTACATCTCCGCCGTCCTCGCCGGCGTACCGAGATTGGAAGCCTGACGACTTGAGACGTGGGGTCCGGGCTGACGAATTCGACCGAGCGCTCGACGGAGTGGTTCGTCGAGCCAGCGAGTACGCGGCGACCGATGGGGAGCGGTGGGCGGCGCTGGTCAAGAAGACGGCGTCCTCTGCTTACCCCGTTCGGGACCTGGTTCTCTCTGGATTGGAAGCGCTCGACCCAGATGCTCTGACAGACGATGGGCGGCGGGCGCTATACCGAACGCTCCGAGAGATCGCGAACCGACATAAGCGCTACCCGGATGCTCAATGGTCGATGTCCCCAGAAGGGATCCAGCGTCTCAACGCACTCGCGCCAAAATTCGAGCCCACCTCAGCGGTACACCGAAACAGCTGGCTCTTCGATCGTGAGGCCGCCGACGCATTCGTGACGGACGACGAGGACGACTACGACGAGCAGAACAGGCTCTGGGCTATCGCGCAGGACACTGCACTCCTGGAGGTCCTGGGAGAGATCGGCGTCGGTGACCTGTCTGCTTGGGTCGACACGCTTTCTGATCGTGAGTACTCCGCACGGCTGGTTGGTGAGGCGCTCGCCCGGGTACTACCTCGGGACACCGCCGCGCTGGACCTCCTCACATCCGAAGACGAAACAGACAGGCGGATCGGGACGAGCTATGTCTGGCCTGCGGCGCAGCTGAACGGTCCGGAATGGGCCGAGTCCGTTCTCGCGGAGCGAGCGGAGCAGTGGCCGGCTGAAACAACATCACTTTTCTTGAGGGCTCTTCCCAGATCACCGTCGGTCTGGACACTGGCCGAGGCTTGGGGACCCGAGATTGACAAGGCGTATTGGGAGCAGGTTCACCCCTTTGCGCTGCCTTCGGAGGGCGAGGTTGCCCTCGAAGCGGCACGCAAGCTGACCGCAGCGGGCCGCGCTCGCGCGGCGCTGCACCACTTCCAACGGATCCTTTACCGAGACGCGGATGCGGTACCGCTGGATCTATTGGCGGACACGTTGGAGGCAGCCCTCCAGACGAGTGAGGGTGCAGTTGATGCAACCACGGCTCATGACATTGGCAAGCACCTCGACCGGCTAGACGAAGCCGACTTCGACTCCGACCGTCTGGCTGCGCTCGAATGGGCCTACCTCCCTCTGTTTAGGTTCGACCGACGCCAGTCGGGCGTGCTCCACCGCGAGCTCGCGGAGAACCCCGAGTTCTTCGTCCAAATCCTCTCGTTCGCATTCCGGGGACGCGGCGAGGAGCCGACGGAACTGACGGAGGCAGAGCAGAACCGAGCAAGCAACGCGCACACACTCCTCGAGTCGTGGCGGACTGTTCCGGGTCAGGGCGACGACGGCACCATCGACGCCCAGGTGCTCGACGCGTGGGTCGATGAGGCGCGGCGTCTGCTGAGCGAGGCCAACCGCTCGGAGGTCGGAGACCAGTACATCGGCCGTGTCCTTCGCTACGGTCCAGAGCCCGAGGCTGTCTTTTCTGGAACGCCGGAAGGGGACACTGACGCCCCCCGCCAGCGCGTGTGGCCTGCCGAGGCGATCCGCGACGTGATCGAAAGGGTCGCGAGCGAGGACCTCGAAACGGGATTCGCATTGGAGGTTTACAACAGTCGCGGTACCACTTCGCGCGGGATGACCGACGGCGGCGACCAGGAGCGCGCTTTGGTTCGGACGTATCGCCAGTACGCTGCGCACGTGGGCGCGATGTACCCGCGGACTGCAGCCATGTTGAAGCGAATCGCGGATTCCTATCTCCGTGACGCCGAGCGGTACGACCGGGATGCGGCTCTTACGGAGGACACATGGCGATGAGCGCGGGTGGCCGAAGGGTAGCGCTACCCTTCGGCCACCCAATCGACGCGCGCTGGCGGCAACTACAACGATCAACGGGCTCGCGAGGACCACGCCGAGGGCGTAGCTCTGCACGGCGCCCCGTGGCGCGGGCACAAATTCGGACATCTGGGCCATACCAGACGTCTTGACACCCACCCACTCCGGTCCCGTCACCGACGAAGAAGCCCTGCCTCGCGCCAGAGGCCCCGCCTTCTCCGGGCAGGTGCTCGGCGTGGGCAGCGCCCGCGCGGCACACGGTCTCGAGTTGGGCGTCGGAGAGGATGCCACGGGCCACGAGGTGCCCAGGAAGCAGCGGGCTGTAGTCGCATTCGGGCGCCGTGGCCGCCGCCATCGCCGCCGACTCGACGAGGCGCGTCGGGTGGGGCTGGGCGCCGAGCACGCGGACACTCGGGCGGTAGGCGTCGAAGACGCTGGCGGTGAGCGCGCCCGAGGCCGCGGTCTCCGCTGCGACGTCGACCGCCAGAGGCCGGGCATCCTCGAAGGGCCAGGTCGCTCGGGCGTTCAGCTGGGGGCTCGGGTTCGCCAGAGGCCTCTGGCGAGGAGGGTCCGGAGCGAGAACGGCGGCGCGGGGCGCGAGGAGGGCGAAGAGGTCAAGTTGCTCGGCCGGTGATGTCGTCGCGCTCGTTGCGACATGGGAAGCGAAGGGGGCCACGGGATTTCTGGCTGGCACGGAGTGCGGAGCCACGACCCGGGACACTCCCAGGTGGGCTCCGGCCCGCCGCGTTGACGGGCTCGCCCACCGGCCCGGCATCGCGGGGGTCGCGTCCGACCCCGTTCACGATCTACGCACTCGCCGACATTGACCGCCAGCGGTGGCCCGTCTTCGCGCTCCATGACATCCCGGGGGTCTGCCTCGGCCGGCTGCCCGAGTTCCTCGACGGCCTCGACCGGCGCGGTGCCGAGACCATCCGTACGTTCCCGCCCGACGTTACGCCGATCGTTCGGGGGGGACGGTCGGTGATGTCGGGCCGTTCGTCAGTCCAGAGGTTTGAGGCCCGCGACGATCTGCGTGCGGCGCGACTCCAGGATGGGCGGCAGCACGACCGTCTCTCCCAACGTCGCCGCGTCCTCGTCGACGGCGAAGCCGGGGCCGTCCGTCGCCAGCTCGAACAGCACGCCGCCGGGCTCGCGGAAGTACAGGCTCCGGAAGTAGTACCGGTCGACGGGGCCGCTCGACGGGACGCCAAACCGCTGGAGCCGCTCGGACCAGTCGTCGTAGGCGTCATCGGGCACGCGGAAGGCGACGTGGTGAACGGCGCCGGCACCCTGCCGCGCCACCGGGAGGCGAGGTTGGACCGCTACGTGGAGCTCGGCATGGGGGCCACCGCCCTCGCCCATCTCGTAGACGTGGACCGTGTCGGCCGGACGGTCCGGCAGCGGATACGTCCGGACGAGGCGCATTCCGAGGACCGTCCGCAGCGCGAGGTCTGTGTTCTCGAGGTCGGGCACGCTCATCGTGATCGGCCCAAGGCCGCGGATCTGGTGCTCGGCCGGGACCGGGCTCCGGTCCCACGGGGTCGGCGGGTCGCCCGCGCCACCGTCGGCGAGGAGGGCGAGGCGCTGGCCCTCGGGGTCCTCGAATCGGAGCGTCAGGCGGCCGTCGATCACGCGCACCGGCTCGGCCTCGACGCCGGCCGCCGCCAGTCGGTCGGTCCAGTAGTCTAGACTTGCGGCCGGGACGCGTAGGCCGGTCCGGACGACGGACCGCGTGCCGCGCTGCTCGGGCGGGACGGGCCAGTCGAAGAACGTCAGGTCGTGGCCCGGCGTCCCGACGGCGTCGGAGTAGAAGAGGTGGTAGGCTGAGACGTCGTCCTGGTTCACACTCCGCTTGACGAGGCGCATGCCTATCGTCTCGGTGTAGAACCGGTAGTTGTCGCGGATGGCGGCCGAGACGGCTGTGAGGTGGTGGATCCCGTGGGGAGACATAGCGTGGGGGGCTAGATGGAGACGACGACCTTGTAGATGTGATCGGCCTCGGAGAAGGGGAAGACGCGGTCGATGACGGGCTTGATAGGCCTCCGACAAGTAATGGCACAGGATTGTCCGGTAGGCAGCTTGGTTGTGCGAGGCTGCCTCAGCCCATCCTACGCCGAGGAGCACAGCGTCCCGGAGCGGCCGAGTCTCCCCACACACAACGGCGACCCATCCGTAGAGACGCAGAGTGGCCAGCTCCGCCGCTTTCTGGAGCAGGATGGGTATGCCCCTGTGCGGCCTGAGCCGGTTGCCGTGCGAAGTCGTCGACTACGAGTTCAGGCGGAGCGGCCGCCACGACCGGCCCGCGGTCCCGATCGTCTGGGAGGCTGCTGACGGACCGGGGACGAGCACAAAGAGCCGCCTGCCTCTACACGGTGTTGTATGGGTCTCACTTCCCGCGCATAACCCCTTCACCAAGCCGTCTCGGAACCCGAGGCGTGTCGATCCAGAGGTCAACCTCCTCCGTAGGTCGAACAGAACGGGGACGGGGCATGCCTGTCCGGCCCCACCCCGCCGGGGGCGGAGGCAGGCAGGGCCGTAGGTGGAAGAGCCGGATACACGGGGCCACGCCGGCCCCTCTGCATTATGGTTTGAGGACCACCTTGATGCAGTCGTCCTTCTTGTCACGGAACGTCTCGTACATCTCGGGCGCGTCGTCGAGCGGCGCTGTGTGCGTGATGATGAACGACGGGTCGATGTCCCCGTCCTGGATCTTCTTCATCAGCGGCTCGAGATAGCGCTGGACATGCGTTTGGCCCATCTTGAACGTGATCCCCTTGTTCATCGCCGCGCCGAAGGGCAGCGTGAGCGTCTTGGCGTAGACGCCGGGGACGGAGATCGTGCCGCCCTTGCGGCACGCCATGATGGCCTGCTGGAGCGCGTAGCCGCGGTCGCTCTGGAGGTGGACCGCCTGCGCGGCCTGGTCCACGAGCGCCTTGGCGTCGTTGGCCGCGTGGGCCTCCGCGCCGACCGCGTCGATGCAGCGGTCCGGGCCACGCCCGTCGGTCATATCGATCAGGTGCTTGTGAACGGGGCCGTCGATCTCCTCGAAGTTGACGACCTCCGCCTTCGAGTTCTCCTTCGCCATGCGCAGCCGCTCCGGCTCTCGGTCGATCGCGATCACACGGCCGGCACCCATCATCCAGGCACTCTGGATCGCGAACTGGCCGACGGGCCCGCAGCCCCAGACGGGCCGCGGGGACACCCGAGGCGCCGAGGGCCGCGCGGAGATCCCCGAACGCCCTCGTCTGCTCCACCCTCGACAGGGCAAGCACGAGCTCGGGGCTGCTCACACGGACGGGCGCGCGGCGGAGCCGTTCGAGTCGGCTCACGCGGTCGCCCTCCGGGATGTCGAGCAGGCCTTCGAGCTCCGCACGCTGCTCGTCCGTCGGGAGCCGTGCGAGGGCGTCGTAGAGCCGGTCGGCGGCACGGCTCCGCACGCGGGCGACGAGACGTGCCAGGGTGGTCACGCCGGGCAAGAGCACCTTTCGCTCGACGAGCCGGGCCGTCGCGAGGCCGAAGAGCACCGACGGGCGCTCGGACGCCAGCCACGCCCGGGCGTAGAGCCAGCGGGTGAGCCGGAACGACTCCGACGGGTCGGTGAGCGGCCGGTACCCGAAGCGGTCCTGGATCTCGGCCGCGTGCTCCCGCCGGGTCTCGTCGCGGCCGAGGTAGCGAGCGAAGGCGGCCTCCGGGTTTGAGACCCCGAGGCTTGCCCCGACCGTGCGGACGACGACGGGCGGGACCTCGGTGAGGTCCGAGAGGAAGGTGCCGAGGAACCGGACGGTCCCGAGTTGGACCGCGAGCCCGAGTCGGCTATGTAGAGTCCGGCGCTCGTCGACGACCGAGCGGTCCGCGTCGGAGAGGTAGAAGTATCGGGCGAGTTGGTCGGCCATCGGCGGCCCGTTGAAGTGGCCGTAGCGAGCGGCTTGGTCGTCGGTGAGGAACTCGACGGGCATGGCATGGCCCCAACGGGGCGGGGGTATCAGGAAAGGGGTACCCCAGCCGTGCCGCTCTACGCGCCGTGCGGGCCGGTTCGGCCAGCGTCGCCGGGGGCAGCAAGAAACGTTCGGTTGTTGACACCCCCGCGCGCGGCCCATATATAATGTGGCCGCCACTGCCGAACCCTCGATGCCCCCGGACCCGACCCCGCCGAAGAAGCGGGCCGCTCTCTACCTCCGCGTCTCGAAGCGCGACGGGGACCAGACCGAGGAGAACCAGCGTCTCCAACTCCACCGCTTCCTGGAGCAGGAGGGATACGACCTCGCCCGCCGCGACGGGACGCTCCGGGAGTTTGTCGACCGCGAGTCCGGA from Rubricoccus marinus includes the following:
- a CDS encoding strawberry notch-like NTP hydrolase domain-containing protein codes for the protein MPGRWASPSTRRAGAHLGVSRVVAPHSVPARNPVAPFASHVATSATTSPAEQLDLFALLAPRAAVLAPDPPRQRPLANPSPQLNARATWPFEDARPLAVDVAAETAASGALTASVFDAYRPSVRVLGAQPHPTRLVESAAMAAATAPECDYSPLLPGHLVARGILSDAQLETVCRAGAAHAEHLPGEGGASGARQGFFVGDGTGVGGCQDVWYGPDVRICARATGRRAELRPRRGPREPVDRCSCRQRASIGWPKGSATLRPPALIAMCPP
- a CDS encoding ring-cleaving dioxygenase, producing MSPHGIHHLTAVSAAIRDNYRFYTETIGMRLVKRSVNQDDVSAYHLFYSDAVGTPGHDLTFFDWPVPPEQRGTRSVVRTGLRVPAASLDYWTDRLAAAGVEAEPVRVIDGRLTLRFEDPEGQRLALLADGGAGDPPTPWDRSPVPAEHQIRGLGPITMSVPDLENTDLALRTVLGMRLVRTYPLPDRPADTVHVYEMGEGGGPHAELHVAVQPRLPVARQGAGAVHHVAFRVPDDAYDDWSERLQRFGVPSSGPVDRYYFRSLYFREPGGVLFELATDGPGFAVDEDAATLGETVVLPPILESRRTQIVAGLKPLD